The Fusobacterium sp. DD2 nucleotide sequence TACATAGATTTGTACCAATTTAACTCAGTACTATTTTTTTAGTACTCTTTTCTTACTTTTCTGAACTGTTGTGTTTGATTATACACCTTAATTTTTTATATGTCAATATAATTATTGATATATTATATATATTATTAAAGAAATCAAATATATAAAACCGCTCTAATTCAGTGTTTATGCCTGGTTCTCGTGACCAGTTATCTCTGAAATTACTCCCATAATTTTATCAATATTTGCTTCTGCTATCATTCTTTGCCCTACTACAACTACCGGTGCACTTCCACATGCTCCTAAACAGTTTACTGATTTTAGTGTAAATAATCCATCAGGTGTAACTCCACCTAAATCTATATGAAGTTTCTCTTTAAGCTGTTCTACTATCTCTTTTGCCCCTTTTCTTTTGCACTTCACTCCTAAACATACAAGAATTTCATATTTAGCTTTTGGTTCTGTT carries:
- a CDS encoding NAD(P)H-dependent oxidoreductase subunit E: MSLSYKNFVRMEEYIESFQDKRSSLIIILHKAQEIFGYIPEDVQKFIAESVGVPVEKVSEIVNFYSFFATEPKAKYEILVCLGVKCKRKGAKEIVEQLKEKLHIDLGGVTPDGLFTLKSVNCLGACGSAPVVVVGQRMIAEANIDKIMGVISEITGHENQA